One Thermoplasmata archaeon DNA segment encodes these proteins:
- a CDS encoding helix-hairpin-helix domain-containing protein: protein MPTNAEAAEILRAIADLLDLEGERFKPEAYRRAARSIETLTEDLKVVAERKELDTIPGIGDAIAEKIQEYLKTGRIAYYDRIRSEVPPGVLELMRLSGVGPKTARRFWVELHITSPKELREAIDAHRLEGVSGIGPRKIELLRSALGPTAASVGTRIPLTEAYVVAQRLLAAIRATGRVERIEAAGSLRRRRETIGDLDLLASSPDAKGVFDVVSGLPGVHEVLLRGETKETVRLDSGLQVDVRVVASNEFGAALVYFTGSKDHNVHLRTIARDRGLKINEYGIFRGEERVGGATEDEVYAALKLAWIPPELRENRGEIEAAAAGTLPELVTERDVRGELHWHVPPNATREDVEATLAEARRRRMEYVGAVVAGTSVEGGSVKIERGALKRLGELHGKRPSGMPIVWLVGEVAGTGAGPEGMELDYLVRRPTKGPARASRKAFLPTLLIAHLDPTAPSTGIGKELRAWIDWAAAHDAALEMGPGPNRLDSIGGGEVRARNGTLAIPTGLGNSPDDPTFPVALGLARRAQANAAQILNARSRAEIERLLAPRATQERRG, encoded by the coding sequence ATGCCGACCAACGCCGAGGCCGCGGAGATCCTTCGCGCCATCGCCGACCTCCTCGATCTCGAGGGAGAGCGATTCAAACCCGAAGCCTACCGTCGGGCCGCCCGTTCGATCGAGACCTTGACGGAGGACCTGAAGGTGGTCGCGGAGCGCAAGGAGCTCGATACTATCCCCGGCATCGGGGACGCGATCGCGGAGAAAATCCAGGAGTACCTGAAGACGGGCCGGATCGCCTACTATGATCGCATCCGATCCGAGGTCCCGCCGGGAGTTCTCGAACTGATGCGACTATCGGGGGTGGGGCCGAAGACCGCTCGTCGGTTCTGGGTCGAGCTGCACATCACGAGCCCGAAGGAGCTGCGGGAGGCGATCGACGCCCACCGTCTGGAAGGGGTCTCGGGCATCGGTCCACGGAAGATCGAGCTCCTGCGGTCCGCTCTGGGCCCGACCGCCGCGAGCGTGGGCACGCGCATTCCTCTGACCGAGGCCTATGTCGTGGCGCAACGGCTCCTGGCCGCGATCCGCGCGACAGGGCGGGTCGAACGGATCGAGGCCGCCGGAAGCTTGCGTCGCCGTCGCGAGACCATCGGGGACCTGGATCTGCTCGCCTCCAGCCCGGATGCGAAGGGGGTCTTCGACGTCGTGTCGGGGCTTCCCGGGGTCCATGAGGTGCTGCTCCGGGGAGAAACGAAGGAGACCGTTCGCCTGGATAGCGGACTCCAGGTCGACGTTCGCGTGGTCGCGTCCAACGAGTTCGGCGCGGCGCTCGTGTACTTCACAGGATCCAAGGACCACAACGTGCACCTGCGCACGATCGCTCGCGATCGAGGACTGAAGATCAACGAGTACGGGATCTTTCGGGGAGAAGAGCGCGTTGGGGGCGCGACCGAGGACGAGGTCTACGCGGCCTTGAAGCTCGCATGGATCCCGCCGGAGTTGCGCGAGAACCGTGGTGAGATCGAGGCCGCCGCGGCCGGGACCCTTCCGGAGCTGGTCACCGAGCGGGATGTGCGTGGGGAACTCCATTGGCACGTTCCTCCGAACGCTACAAGAGAGGACGTCGAGGCGACGCTCGCCGAGGCCCGACGGCGACGAATGGAGTACGTGGGCGCAGTCGTCGCCGGCACCTCGGTCGAGGGGGGATCGGTGAAGATCGAACGGGGGGCCCTGAAGCGGCTCGGGGAACTCCACGGAAAACGACCCTCGGGGATGCCGATCGTCTGGCTAGTCGGGGAGGTGGCCGGAACGGGGGCCGGACCCGAAGGGATGGAGCTCGACTATCTCGTTCGGCGACCCACGAAAGGCCCCGCGCGCGCTTCTCGCAAGGCGTTCTTGCCTACCCTCCTCATCGCCCACCTCGATCCGACCGCGCCGTCCACGGGCATCGGCAAAGAGCTGCGGGCCTGGATCGACTGGGCGGCGGCCCACGACGCAGCGCTCGAGATGGGCCCCGGTCCGAATCGCCTGGACTCGATCGGGGGCGGCGAAGTTCGCGCGCGCAACGGGACCCTCGCGATCCCCACTGGGCTCGGGAACTCGCCAGACGATCCCACGTTCCCGGTCGCCCTGGGATTGGCCCGGCGTGCACAGGCGAACGCCGCCCAGATCCTCAATGCGCGGAGTCGGGCGGAAATCGAACGGCTCCTCGCGCCGCGAGCGACGCAGGAGAGACGCGGGTGA
- a CDS encoding GNAT family N-acetyltransferase yields MNRPGMVIDGIDRAWLLEASRKDPVRHAYALWDLDHEPIRARFVSYRTAQTTLAYLLVWSGDPKATIVHWVGPGDEAAALASALPPRPVVAVVPEEAGARVRSALAPVEAYSVLRLVAELPRTSVSASPSSVRAMGALDAERLRAWAGTIDSPLVNGYRTFDPAVNVAWGAFEGDRIVGAASAGVRLPDIWVLNGIYVEPGARGRGHGAALTAAAMATARAAGARPTLYVREDNDPARRMYERLGFRTLDRLAWIDAGADRPP; encoded by the coding sequence GTGAACCGCCCCGGGATGGTGATCGATGGCATCGATCGAGCGTGGCTGCTCGAGGCGTCCCGGAAGGACCCCGTCCGGCATGCCTACGCCCTGTGGGATCTTGATCACGAACCGATCCGGGCCCGGTTCGTCTCCTATCGAACGGCCCAGACGACCTTGGCCTACCTCCTAGTGTGGTCGGGCGATCCGAAAGCGACCATCGTGCACTGGGTCGGACCCGGAGACGAGGCCGCGGCGCTGGCGTCGGCACTTCCTCCGCGGCCGGTCGTCGCGGTCGTACCGGAGGAGGCGGGGGCCCGGGTTCGAAGCGCCCTCGCTCCCGTCGAGGCGTACTCCGTGCTCCGACTCGTAGCGGAGCTTCCCCGGACCTCGGTCTCGGCCTCGCCCTCCTCGGTCCGTGCCATGGGCGCGCTCGACGCCGAGCGACTTCGCGCGTGGGCCGGGACGATCGACAGTCCGCTCGTGAACGGGTATCGAACGTTCGATCCGGCCGTGAACGTCGCGTGGGGCGCGTTCGAAGGCGACCGCATCGTAGGGGCGGCCTCCGCCGGTGTCCGGCTTCCCGACATCTGGGTCCTCAATGGCATCTACGTCGAACCCGGGGCACGCGGTCGCGGGCACGGCGCGGCCCTCACGGCCGCCGCCATGGCCACCGCTCGTGCCGCCGGGGCCCGCCCTACGCTCTACGTGCGCGAGGACAACGACCCCGCCCGCCGTATGTACGAGCGCCTCGGTTTCCGAACTCTCGACCGGCTGGCATGGATCGACGCCGGCGCCGACCGCCCCCCGTAG
- a CDS encoding DUF2400 family protein, whose product MVRVHRPTPEFADHLRVLYDRFPFDRSLADDPISVVRPLALDPRRGEIAGIFAATLAIGNTTAIRGAIGRLADAADGDLGSFIATIPSVERRHRLREFRHRWIRGDQLAYLSDRLEVIYASGETLESIFANGMRDGGFADGLDALARRLRSPTRSRGPRPPRGYRELFPSPLDPSHSPAKRLTLFVRWMVRARYPDLGYWHTVPTGELRVPLDQHVHWIAYNLGLTQRRTRSWTTVEEVTQALRQIDPIDPIKFDFVLCHTGISGDCPKERDIRICGPCAVRPDCRLWHGRRSAA is encoded by the coding sequence ATGGTCCGCGTGCATCGGCCGACCCCGGAGTTCGCGGATCACCTGCGCGTCCTGTACGACCGCTTCCCCTTCGATCGGTCGCTCGCCGATGACCCGATCTCGGTGGTACGTCCCCTCGCGTTGGACCCACGGCGCGGGGAGATCGCGGGGATCTTCGCCGCCACGCTCGCGATCGGGAACACGACCGCGATCCGCGGGGCGATCGGCCGGCTCGCGGATGCCGCGGATGGGGACCTCGGCTCGTTCATCGCAACGATCCCCTCCGTCGAACGGCGGCACCGGCTGCGCGAGTTCCGGCATCGATGGATCCGCGGCGATCAGCTCGCGTACCTCTCCGACCGTCTCGAAGTGATCTACGCGTCGGGTGAGACGCTCGAGTCGATATTCGCAAACGGGATGCGGGACGGGGGCTTTGCGGACGGATTGGATGCGCTCGCACGACGATTGCGCTCGCCCACCCGTTCCCGGGGCCCGCGACCTCCCCGCGGCTACCGAGAGCTCTTTCCGAGCCCGCTCGATCCGAGCCACAGTCCGGCGAAGCGACTGACCCTCTTCGTGCGCTGGATGGTCCGCGCGCGCTACCCCGATCTCGGATACTGGCACACCGTCCCCACGGGAGAGCTGCGGGTCCCGCTCGACCAGCACGTCCACTGGATCGCCTACAATCTCGGGCTGACCCAGCGGCGGACCCGATCGTGGACCACGGTCGAGGAAGTGACCCAGGCCCTGCGCCAGATCGATCCCATCGACCCGATCAAGTTCGACTTCGTGCTCTGCCACACGGGGATCTCGGGAGACTGCCCGAAGGAGCGGGACATCCGTATCTGCGGACCGTGCGCGGTCCGGCCGGACTGCCGCTTGTGGCACGGGCGACGGAGCGCGGCATGA
- a CDS encoding MFS transporter, with the protein MSPEATSNVSASAPVMTAAGGRVYNPRTAMVVLVIIAGMALMVTYVETMVLPAFSTFQTFFGLPATSQSTATITWIVSAYLLVGTIATPIFGRLGDIYGKKRMLLVAMSIYAAAVTVAGFTPNIGSALGVSTPNQIYLLIGVRAIQGIGMGMFPLGFAMLPEVFPAARVGESQGIVSAMFAAGAALGLVGGGWISQSYGWQVTYHTVIPVAIILVVAAALLLRESPTLVKESVDIPGVSSLGFGLAMLLLGITEGADWGWTNFNGASLGPLPWGVPEFFILAAVGFAFFIWWEDRTKEPVVRLASLKIRNILVSNVNGLLVGIAMFLMFVSDTILFEYTLNTGSSPLGPLSGYTGSGFGFTPLTMGLLTLPAALGMLTFGPILGRRVGRVGPKPIMMLGFALISIGGFGLIWLNHILIAVVILPILVLVGIVGVLIAMSNVIVLSVSPKELGIQTGMNQTFRNLGSAIGPVLVASILASFTTTYLLTYSGGTIPVSGFTDAGFQTCFAAVTLLGVVGFGFSLALRNYRFAADGTREDAGTPNGAPPSPRPGEGAWPEVAHPASPGSSAALSSGKRLS; encoded by the coding sequence ATGAGCCCCGAGGCAACCTCCAACGTCTCCGCGAGCGCGCCGGTGATGACCGCCGCCGGCGGTCGCGTCTACAATCCACGCACGGCGATGGTCGTCCTCGTGATCATCGCCGGCATGGCACTGATGGTCACGTACGTCGAGACGATGGTCCTGCCGGCCTTCTCCACGTTCCAGACGTTCTTCGGACTCCCCGCTACCTCGCAGTCGACGGCGACGATCACCTGGATCGTCTCGGCGTATCTCCTCGTCGGAACGATCGCCACCCCGATCTTCGGCCGTCTCGGGGACATCTACGGCAAGAAGCGCATGCTGCTGGTCGCCATGTCGATCTACGCGGCCGCGGTCACGGTGGCCGGATTCACTCCCAACATCGGTTCGGCGCTCGGGGTCTCCACCCCCAACCAGATCTACCTGTTGATCGGCGTTCGTGCGATCCAGGGGATCGGGATGGGGATGTTCCCCCTCGGGTTCGCGATGCTGCCCGAGGTCTTCCCCGCGGCCCGGGTCGGCGAGTCGCAGGGGATCGTTTCAGCGATGTTCGCGGCGGGCGCCGCGCTCGGATTGGTCGGCGGCGGCTGGATCTCCCAGAGCTACGGCTGGCAGGTGACGTACCACACGGTGATCCCGGTCGCGATCATCCTGGTCGTGGCCGCCGCCCTCCTCTTGCGGGAGTCGCCGACTCTCGTGAAGGAGTCGGTCGATATTCCCGGGGTGTCGAGCCTAGGTTTCGGTCTCGCGATGCTCTTACTCGGGATCACGGAAGGAGCGGATTGGGGGTGGACGAACTTCAACGGGGCCTCGCTCGGGCCGCTCCCCTGGGGCGTTCCGGAGTTCTTCATCCTCGCCGCGGTCGGCTTCGCGTTCTTCATCTGGTGGGAGGATCGGACGAAGGAACCGGTCGTGCGTCTCGCCTCGCTCAAGATCCGGAACATCCTGGTCAGCAACGTCAACGGGCTCCTCGTAGGGATCGCCATGTTCCTGATGTTCGTGTCCGACACGATCCTGTTCGAGTACACGCTCAACACCGGGTCGAGCCCGCTCGGGCCGCTGAGTGGCTACACCGGATCCGGCTTCGGGTTCACTCCGCTGACCATGGGACTGCTCACGCTGCCCGCCGCACTCGGGATGCTCACCTTCGGCCCGATCCTCGGACGTAGGGTCGGACGTGTCGGCCCCAAGCCGATCATGATGCTCGGCTTCGCGCTCATCTCGATCGGCGGCTTCGGCCTGATCTGGCTCAACCACATCCTGATCGCGGTCGTGATCCTGCCGATCCTCGTCCTGGTCGGGATCGTCGGCGTGCTGATCGCGATGTCCAATGTGATCGTCCTGTCGGTCTCACCGAAGGAGCTCGGGATCCAGACGGGGATGAACCAGACGTTCCGCAACCTCGGTTCCGCGATCGGCCCGGTGCTCGTCGCGAGCATCCTCGCGAGCTTCACCACGACCTACCTCTTGACCTACTCGGGGGGCACGATCCCGGTCAGCGGGTTCACCGACGCCGGCTTCCAGACCTGCTTCGCGGCGGTCACGCTTCTCGGCGTCGTGGGCTTCGGGTTCAGCCTCGCACTGAGGAACTACCGCTTCGCGGCCGACGGAACGCGAGAGGATGCGGGGACGCCCAACGGAGCGCCGCCGAGCCCCCGGCCCGGCGAAGGGGCGTGGCCCGAGGTCGCTCATCCTGCCTCTCCCGGCTCCTCGGCCGCGCTCTCCTCGGGCAAGCGATTATCTTAG
- a CDS encoding MFS transporter: protein MGGLPTATSASASVFAAVGGRRFDRHQALIALVIIAGMTFMITYVETMVIPAFETFYNFFDHPSDTTIAWILSAYLLVGTIATPIFGKLGDIYGKKKMMLVAMAIYAGAVLCAGFSPNIGAAFGVSRADQVYLLIGLRAVQGIGMGMLPLGFAMLPELFPADRVGQAQGLISAMFAAGACLGLVGGGYLAQTYGWTFTYHTVVPVAILLPLLAAWKVPESMSRTASSIDIPGITALGLGIAALMLGISDGSVRGWTNFSSIYFGPVPWGAPEFFLASVLLLGFFAYWEGHTREPVIRLASLRARNILVANVDGFVVGATMFLSFTTNTYLIELPYPPGFAQPEFIMGLIVLPGAISILVLGPLFGRWVSRWGPKPVLLMGFALMAIGGLLLTQIADPSQSTFSTGSGFPVPLLMLIAPMLLFAGNTAALIAVSNVIVLGVRSSELGVQTAMNQTFRNLGSALAPVIVTSILVALASGTFEGNPMYTVAGFQVAYALLAGISLFALIVALALRNYTRGATAPSDTNAEPLASGATPTI from the coding sequence TTGGGAGGGCTCCCCACCGCGACGAGCGCATCCGCGTCCGTCTTCGCCGCCGTGGGCGGGCGCCGCTTCGATCGCCACCAGGCATTGATCGCGCTCGTCATCATTGCCGGGATGACGTTCATGATCACCTACGTCGAAACGATGGTGATCCCAGCCTTCGAGACGTTCTACAACTTCTTCGATCACCCATCGGACACGACGATCGCCTGGATCCTCTCGGCGTACCTGCTCGTCGGGACGATCGCGACCCCGATCTTCGGCAAGCTCGGCGACATCTACGGCAAGAAGAAGATGATGCTGGTCGCAATGGCGATCTACGCTGGCGCCGTGCTCTGCGCGGGCTTCTCCCCGAACATCGGAGCGGCGTTCGGGGTCTCGCGCGCGGACCAGGTCTATCTCCTGATCGGCTTGCGGGCGGTCCAAGGGATCGGCATGGGGATGCTGCCCCTCGGGTTCGCGATGCTGCCCGAACTGTTCCCGGCCGACCGGGTCGGCCAGGCCCAGGGCCTCATCAGCGCGATGTTCGCGGCGGGGGCGTGTCTCGGCCTGGTCGGGGGCGGCTACCTCGCTCAGACGTACGGCTGGACGTTCACCTATCACACGGTCGTCCCGGTGGCGATCCTCCTCCCGCTCCTCGCGGCGTGGAAGGTTCCGGAGTCGATGAGCCGAACGGCCTCGAGCATCGACATTCCCGGCATCACGGCCCTCGGGCTCGGGATCGCGGCCTTGATGCTCGGCATCAGCGACGGTTCGGTCCGAGGTTGGACGAACTTCTCGTCAATCTACTTCGGTCCGGTCCCCTGGGGCGCGCCGGAGTTCTTCCTCGCGAGCGTCCTCCTCCTGGGGTTCTTCGCGTACTGGGAAGGGCACACCCGAGAGCCGGTGATACGGCTCGCTTCGCTCCGCGCGCGCAACATCCTCGTCGCGAACGTCGATGGGTTCGTCGTGGGAGCGACGATGTTCCTATCGTTCACCACGAACACCTACCTCATCGAGCTGCCGTATCCGCCCGGCTTCGCGCAGCCGGAGTTCATCATGGGGCTGATCGTGCTGCCCGGCGCCATCTCGATCCTGGTGTTGGGGCCGCTCTTCGGCCGATGGGTCTCGCGCTGGGGACCGAAACCGGTCCTGCTGATGGGTTTCGCCCTGATGGCCATCGGCGGGCTCCTGCTCACCCAGATCGCCGACCCGAGCCAGAGCACGTTCTCGACCGGGAGCGGATTTCCCGTCCCGCTGTTGATGCTGATCGCGCCGATGCTGCTCTTCGCCGGCAACACCGCCGCGCTGATCGCGGTCTCGAACGTGATCGTGCTCGGCGTGCGGTCGAGCGAGCTCGGAGTGCAGACCGCCATGAACCAGACGTTCCGCAACCTCGGCAGTGCGCTCGCGCCCGTCATCGTCACCTCGATCCTGGTCGCGCTCGCCTCGGGAACCTTCGAGGGGAATCCGATGTACACGGTCGCTGGGTTCCAGGTCGCCTACGCTCTCCTCGCGGGGATATCGCTGTTCGCGTTGATCGTCGCACTCGCGCTCCGCAACTACACGCGGGGAGCGACGGCCCCCTCGGACACGAACGCCGAACCTCTAGCGTCCGGCGCCACGCCGACGATCTAG
- a CDS encoding vitamin B12-dependent ribonucleotide reductase, whose product MALAKKRAAPSNEEAHSRPTTAYGDEPIPVPRLTPRGKAAFDTVEWRNYDAVIKNAEGKTIFELKGIHAPTSWSDTSINIAASKYFRIIQGRREDSVDGMIRRVCHWIARKGLELGYLDLPEESTQLEESLSYLMVQQMAAFNSPVWFNVGVREPPQCSACFIQSVTDDMDSILALATSEGRLFKGGSGTGSNLSQLRGSHEHLSGGGIASGPVSFMRAFDALAGVIKSGGTTRRAAKMVILNMDHPDIAEFIDCKVKEEDKAAALIREGYSANFDGTDPDSAYASIAYQNANHSVRIPDAFMEAVKRDGEWKTYNRTDHAIARAYQARDLWRKLAVAAWRCGDPGVQFDDVTNDWHTCANSGRINASNPCSEYLFLDDTACNLASINLMKFLDARGNFDIELFRQATRTMIFAMEILVDSSSYPTAAIAQNSHDFRPLGLGYANLGALLMHYGLAYDSDAGRSLATSISAVLSGEGYHMSAEIAKRVGPFAGFDKNRAPMLRVMSKHSAAAGKIPANDPRLTSFARVAADRWHDTVKAGELWGYRNAQISVIAPTGTIGLLMGCDTLGLEPELALVKTKNLVGGGAIKMVNRTVPDGLVALGYSPAEVQRIVAHIEKNGTIEGAPDLKPEHLSVFDCALAPMGGHRTIGPLGHLHMLGAVQPFLSGGASKTINLPNDATVEDIEKIYLEAWQLGIKSVALYRDGCKASQPFETSKGTAKVAGGPRAPQRERLPDERKAITHHFQVGGHDGYVTVGLYPDGRPGELFFRVTKEGSTVNGLMDSLGISMSMALQHGVPLKDLVRKLAHMRFEPAGATNNPKVRFAKSIPDYVARWMAIEFLTEEERHSIGLDNPSELNGNGHGGMPTSASVAPTVRLDVKPLDAFVPPPPSTGRMSEDAPSCHICGGIMVRSGTCYACTVCGATSGCS is encoded by the coding sequence ATGGCACTAGCAAAGAAGCGAGCCGCCCCCTCGAACGAGGAGGCCCACAGCCGACCGACGACCGCCTACGGCGACGAACCGATCCCGGTCCCCCGCCTCACCCCGAGGGGGAAGGCCGCGTTCGACACCGTCGAGTGGAGGAATTACGACGCGGTCATCAAGAACGCCGAGGGCAAGACGATCTTCGAGCTGAAGGGAATCCACGCTCCGACGTCGTGGTCGGACACCTCGATCAACATCGCCGCGTCGAAGTACTTCCGCATCATTCAGGGCCGCCGCGAAGACTCGGTCGACGGCATGATCCGGCGCGTATGCCACTGGATCGCTCGCAAGGGCCTCGAACTCGGCTACCTCGATCTCCCCGAGGAGTCGACGCAGCTCGAGGAGAGCCTCTCCTACCTCATGGTCCAGCAGATGGCGGCGTTCAACAGCCCCGTCTGGTTCAATGTCGGGGTCCGCGAGCCGCCCCAGTGCTCGGCCTGTTTCATCCAGTCGGTCACCGACGACATGGATTCGATCCTCGCCCTCGCGACGAGCGAAGGACGCCTGTTCAAGGGCGGCAGCGGCACGGGATCGAACCTCTCGCAGTTGCGCGGCAGCCACGAGCACCTGAGCGGAGGTGGGATCGCCTCGGGCCCGGTATCGTTCATGCGTGCGTTCGACGCCCTCGCCGGCGTGATCAAGTCCGGCGGGACGACGCGCCGCGCGGCGAAGATGGTGATCCTCAACATGGATCACCCCGACATCGCCGAGTTCATCGACTGCAAGGTCAAGGAGGAGGACAAGGCCGCCGCGCTCATCCGCGAAGGATACAGCGCGAACTTCGATGGCACCGATCCCGATTCCGCGTACGCCTCCATCGCCTACCAAAACGCGAACCACTCCGTCCGCATCCCGGACGCCTTCATGGAGGCGGTGAAGCGGGACGGCGAGTGGAAGACGTACAATCGCACCGACCACGCCATCGCGAGGGCCTACCAGGCCCGCGATCTCTGGCGCAAGCTCGCCGTCGCCGCCTGGCGCTGCGGCGATCCCGGCGTGCAGTTTGACGACGTCACGAACGATTGGCACACCTGCGCCAACTCCGGGCGCATTAACGCCTCCAACCCGTGCAGCGAGTACTTGTTCCTCGACGACACGGCGTGCAACCTCGCGTCGATCAACCTGATGAAATTCCTCGATGCTCGAGGAAACTTCGACATCGAGCTATTCCGTCAGGCCACTCGCACGATGATCTTCGCGATGGAGATCCTCGTCGACTCGTCGAGCTATCCCACGGCCGCGATCGCTCAGAATTCTCACGACTTCCGGCCTCTCGGTCTCGGGTATGCGAACCTCGGTGCGCTCCTGATGCACTACGGACTCGCCTACGACTCCGACGCGGGCCGCTCGCTCGCGACCTCGATCTCCGCGGTCCTCTCCGGGGAGGGCTACCACATGAGCGCCGAGATCGCCAAGCGCGTCGGCCCGTTCGCGGGGTTCGACAAGAACCGCGCCCCGATGCTGCGCGTCATGAGCAAGCACTCCGCGGCCGCGGGCAAGATCCCGGCGAACGATCCGCGCCTCACCTCGTTCGCCCGGGTCGCCGCGGACCGCTGGCACGACACGGTCAAGGCCGGCGAGCTCTGGGGCTACCGCAACGCTCAGATCTCCGTCATCGCCCCGACCGGCACGATCGGCCTATTGATGGGCTGCGATACTCTCGGGCTCGAGCCCGAGCTCGCGCTGGTCAAGACCAAAAACCTTGTCGGAGGCGGCGCGATCAAGATGGTCAACCGCACGGTCCCCGACGGGCTCGTCGCGCTCGGCTACTCTCCGGCGGAGGTCCAGCGGATCGTCGCACACATCGAGAAGAACGGAACGATCGAGGGGGCGCCGGACCTGAAGCCGGAACACCTCAGCGTGTTCGACTGTGCGCTCGCACCGATGGGCGGCCACCGAACGATCGGCCCGCTCGGCCACCTGCACATGCTCGGCGCCGTCCAGCCGTTCCTATCGGGAGGGGCCTCCAAGACGATCAACCTCCCGAACGACGCGACGGTGGAGGACATCGAGAAGATCTACCTCGAGGCCTGGCAGCTGGGGATCAAGTCGGTCGCGCTCTACCGGGACGGCTGCAAGGCCTCCCAGCCGTTCGAGACCAGCAAGGGCACCGCGAAGGTCGCGGGCGGTCCGCGGGCGCCCCAGCGCGAGCGCCTCCCCGACGAGCGCAAGGCGATCACGCACCACTTCCAGGTCGGCGGCCACGACGGCTACGTCACGGTCGGGCTGTACCCCGACGGGCGTCCCGGCGAACTGTTCTTCCGGGTCACGAAGGAGGGCTCGACGGTCAACGGCCTGATGGATTCCCTCGGGATCTCGATGTCGATGGCGCTCCAGCATGGGGTGCCGCTCAAGGATCTGGTGCGCAAGCTCGCCCACATGCGCTTCGAGCCCGCCGGCGCGACCAACAACCCGAAGGTCCGGTTCGCCAAATCGATCCCGGACTATGTCGCCCGCTGGATGGCGATCGAGTTCCTGACCGAAGAGGAACGGCACTCCATCGGGCTCGACAACCCCTCGGAGTTGAACGGGAACGGTCACGGGGGCATGCCGACGTCGGCCTCGGTGGCCCCGACCGTGCGCCTCGACGTCAAGCCCCTCGATGCGTTCGTCCCGCCTCCTCCCTCTACGGGAAGGATGTCGGAGGACGCTCCGTCGTGCCACATCTGCGGCGGGATCATGGTGCGCAGCGGGACGTGCTACGCATGCACGGTCTGCGGGGCGACCAGCGGTTGCTCCTAG
- the hutI gene encoding imidazolonepropionase produces MIRADLLVTGIGELATLSAGPVPRIGERMEDLGLRHDAAFAVRDGRFAWIGRNRAVRREIRLRRGGAHLDARDGTVVPGFVDAHTHLLYAGDRAPELALKIRGVPYAEIARRGGGIYSTVRATRRASSAILLASAEDRMRRMALFGTTAFEIKSGYALSHAGELRLLRLIRHLASRTGFEVVPTYLGAHAIPPEFRGRADAYVDQITRRTLPIVAAERLARFCDVFCEPGFFSVRQSERILRTALALGLGIKIHADEFALSGGARLASRLEAHSAEHLLEDGRPEFELLARAGVTAVILPVTPFASLAGRASPGRALVDAGVAVALGSDCSPNSWIEAMPLVLAHAVYSARLSPREAITAATVNAAHASGLADRAGSIAVGRSADFALFALDSADRIPYRIGSLPALVYRQGIRTPPP; encoded by the coding sequence ATGATCCGCGCCGATCTCCTCGTCACTGGGATCGGGGAGCTCGCGACCCTATCCGCGGGTCCGGTCCCACGCATTGGGGAGAGGATGGAGGATCTCGGACTCCGCCACGATGCGGCATTCGCGGTCCGAGACGGCCGCTTCGCCTGGATCGGCCGCAATCGAGCGGTCCGCCGAGAGATCCGCCTCCGCCGAGGGGGGGCGCACCTGGACGCCCGAGACGGCACGGTCGTCCCGGGGTTCGTGGACGCGCACACCCACCTCCTCTACGCCGGGGATCGGGCCCCCGAGCTGGCTCTCAAGATCCGGGGTGTTCCGTACGCCGAGATCGCTCGCCGAGGCGGGGGGATCTACTCGACCGTGCGCGCTACGCGCCGGGCCTCGTCCGCGATCCTGCTCGCCTCGGCCGAGGATCGGATGCGCCGGATGGCGCTCTTCGGCACGACCGCGTTCGAAATCAAGAGTGGCTACGCCCTCTCGCACGCGGGCGAGCTTCGCCTGCTGCGCCTGATCCGTCACCTCGCGTCGCGGACGGGGTTCGAGGTGGTGCCGACCTACCTCGGCGCGCACGCCATCCCTCCGGAGTTCCGTGGGCGGGCCGATGCCTACGTGGATCAGATCACGCGCCGGACGCTGCCGATCGTAGCCGCGGAGCGACTCGCGCGGTTCTGCGACGTCTTCTGCGAACCGGGGTTCTTCAGTGTTCGCCAGTCCGAGCGCATCCTTCGGACGGCCCTCGCTCTCGGCTTGGGGATCAAGATCCACGCCGACGAGTTCGCCCTATCGGGCGGCGCGCGACTCGCGAGCCGCCTCGAGGCCCATTCGGCGGAGCATCTATTGGAGGACGGTCGCCCAGAGTTTGAGCTCCTCGCGCGGGCCGGCGTGACGGCGGTGATCCTGCCCGTGACCCCATTCGCTTCCCTCGCCGGTCGGGCGAGCCCCGGTCGGGCGCTCGTCGACGCCGGCGTCGCGGTAGCGCTCGGCTCGGACTGCTCTCCGAACTCCTGGATCGAGGCGATGCCGCTCGTGCTGGCCCACGCCGTGTACAGCGCCCGGCTCTCGCCGAGGGAGGCGATCACCGCCGCGACCGTCAACGCCGCGCACGCCTCGGGCCTCGCCGACCGGGCCGGTTCGATCGCGGTCGGACGGAGCGCGGACTTCGCGCTCTTCGCGCTCGATTCCGCGGATCGCATCCCGTACCGGATCGGGTCGCTTCCGGCCCTAGTTTATCGTCAGGGAATTCGTACTCCACCGCCGTAA